A section of the Marinoscillum sp. 108 genome encodes:
- the kbl gene encoding glycine C-acetyltransferase, whose protein sequence is MYNALKTKLESELAEIKAAGLYKEERIITTPQDAVIKLQNGQEVINFCANNYLGLSSHPKVIEAAKKTIDTHGFGMSSVRFICGTQDIHKELEEKISAFLGTEDTILYAAAFDANGGVFEPLLGPEDAIISDALNHASIIDGVRLCKAARYRYANNDMADLEAQLIAASEAKVKVIVTDGVFSMDGTIAQLDKICELAEKYDAVVMTDECHSTGFMGKTGRGVHEHRGVMGKVDIITGTLGKALGGASGGFTSGKKEIIELLRQRSRPYLFSNTLAPSIVGASIAVIDMLSETTELRDKLEANTHYFREQMTAAGFDIKPGEHAIVPIMLYDAVLSQEMARKLLEKGIYVIGFYFPVVPKGQARIRVQMSAVHDRTHLDKAVKAFTEVGKELGVIS, encoded by the coding sequence ATGTACAACGCACTCAAAACTAAACTCGAAAGCGAACTAGCAGAAATAAAAGCAGCCGGGCTCTATAAAGAAGAGCGAATCATCACTACCCCACAAGATGCCGTCATCAAACTCCAGAATGGGCAGGAGGTCATCAACTTCTGTGCAAACAACTATCTGGGGCTGTCTTCGCACCCCAAGGTCATAGAAGCCGCTAAAAAAACCATTGATACGCATGGATTTGGAATGTCTTCAGTACGTTTCATCTGTGGTACTCAGGATATCCACAAGGAGTTGGAGGAAAAAATCTCCGCCTTTCTGGGCACCGAGGACACCATCCTGTATGCGGCAGCCTTTGATGCAAATGGCGGAGTATTCGAGCCTCTTTTGGGGCCAGAAGATGCCATCATCTCGGATGCGCTCAACCATGCCTCCATCATCGATGGTGTAAGGCTCTGCAAGGCGGCAAGATATCGCTATGCAAACAATGACATGGCAGACCTGGAGGCCCAGCTAATTGCGGCATCAGAGGCTAAGGTGAAAGTGATCGTCACGGACGGCGTGTTCTCTATGGACGGTACCATTGCCCAGTTGGACAAGATATGCGAGCTGGCAGAAAAATATGATGCTGTGGTCATGACCGATGAATGTCACTCCACCGGGTTTATGGGCAAAACCGGACGTGGAGTGCATGAACACAGAGGTGTCATGGGCAAGGTAGATATTATCACAGGCACGCTGGGGAAAGCACTGGGTGGTGCATCGGGAGGCTTCACCTCGGGAAAAAAGGAAATCATAGAGCTCCTGAGACAAAGGTCCAGACCATATCTGTTTTCAAACACGCTGGCACCGTCCATAGTGGGGGCATCGATAGCGGTAATCGACATGCTCTCAGAGACCACCGAATTGCGAGATAAGCTGGAAGCCAATACCCACTATTTTAGAGAACAAATGACCGCTGCCGGTTTTGACATCAAGCCAGGGGAGCATGCCATAGTACCCATCATGCTGTACGACGCTGTGCTGTCTCAGGAAATGGCTCGGAAACTCCTCGAGAAAGGAATCTATGTCATTGGATTTTACTTCCCGGTAGTGCCCAAAGGACAAGCCAGGATCAGAGTGCAAATGTCTGCGGTACATGACAGGACACATCTCGATAAGGCAGTCAAAGCTTTTACGGAGGTAGGAAAAGAACTTGGAGTAATCAGCTAG
- a CDS encoding enoyl-CoA hydratase/isomerase family protein — protein MADLQNLSLSTNGSILTVTINRESKLNALNTDTIAELKEVIQSVYDDKDISGVIITGAGEKAFVAGADIGEFSELNEMNARKFSEEGQEVFQLIENCHTPVIALVNGFALGGGCELAMACHMRVATANARFGQPEVNLGILPGYGGTQRLTHLIGKGRAFEYLMTGDMMDANQALSYGLVNYTEVDKEAAMAKANDILEKISSKAPIAIGLVVDCVNAVFNQDENGYQTEANAFARCCGTDDFKEGAAAFMEKRKPEFKGE, from the coding sequence ATGGCAGACCTGCAAAATCTTTCTCTATCGACCAACGGGAGTATTCTCACCGTGACCATCAATAGGGAAAGTAAACTCAACGCACTCAATACTGATACCATAGCCGAACTGAAAGAAGTGATTCAGTCTGTCTATGATGACAAGGATATTAGTGGTGTCATTATCACTGGTGCCGGAGAAAAGGCCTTTGTGGCCGGTGCGGATATTGGTGAATTCTCCGAACTGAATGAGATGAACGCCCGAAAATTCTCTGAGGAGGGCCAGGAGGTCTTTCAACTGATCGAGAACTGTCATACTCCTGTCATTGCTTTGGTGAATGGATTCGCCCTTGGTGGGGGCTGTGAGCTGGCGATGGCCTGTCATATGCGTGTGGCCACGGCCAATGCCAGATTCGGGCAGCCAGAGGTGAATCTTGGCATTCTTCCGGGATATGGTGGCACACAGCGTCTTACACATCTTATTGGTAAGGGCAGAGCCTTTGAGTACCTCATGACCGGAGACATGATGGATGCCAACCAGGCCCTGAGCTATGGACTGGTGAACTATACGGAAGTGGATAAGGAAGCCGCGATGGCTAAGGCCAATGATATTTTAGAAAAAATTTCTTCAAAAGCCCCGATCGCTATAGGGTTGGTCGTAGATTGTGTGAATGCGGTTTTCAATCAGGATGAAAATGGCTATCAGACAGAGGCCAATGCTTTTGCGAGATGTTGTGGCACCGACGACTTCAAGGAAGGTGCTGCTGCGTTTATGGAAAAAAGAAAACCTGAGTTTAAGGGAGAATAG
- the cdaA gene encoding diadenylate cyclase CdaA → MILGFYIGFLEIGWVDIIDIFLFAILLYQVYKLMKGSVAIKVFLGFLVLYLIYLMVKAAEMELISNVLGQFMGVGVLAAIILFQQEIRKFLLLLGRTSIFNEGNLFDNFKSIWSSKGNYQKADVTPLIEAAKTLGGTNTGALIVISKNSELKFFAESGDRLDAVISKRLLMAIFNKYSPLHDGAVIIYNNKIIAARCILPVTEREVPAQFGLRHRAGIGMSENTDALVVAVSEETGQISTMRNGEIFHNLSTQELRKTINEYLYEDAKETTSSESVLKKAKQEGSTKKEEPKKKEDSKKEEPKPPVKESAKAS, encoded by the coding sequence TTGATCTTAGGTTTTTATATCGGATTTCTGGAAATAGGCTGGGTGGATATCATCGATATCTTCCTGTTTGCCATTTTGCTATATCAGGTATACAAACTGATGAAGGGCAGCGTGGCCATCAAGGTTTTTTTGGGCTTTCTGGTGCTTTATCTTATTTACCTGATGGTAAAAGCTGCCGAGATGGAGCTGATCAGCAATGTGCTGGGACAGTTTATGGGTGTGGGAGTTTTGGCTGCCATCATTCTCTTTCAGCAGGAGATTCGAAAGTTCCTACTCTTGCTCGGGCGTACGTCCATTTTTAATGAAGGGAATCTGTTTGATAATTTCAAGTCCATCTGGTCCAGTAAAGGGAATTATCAGAAGGCAGATGTAACCCCACTGATAGAAGCGGCTAAAACCCTTGGAGGTACAAATACGGGAGCGCTTATCGTGATTTCAAAAAACTCCGAGTTGAAATTTTTTGCAGAGTCCGGTGATCGGCTGGATGCTGTGATCTCGAAGCGACTGCTAATGGCCATTTTCAATAAGTATAGCCCGCTGCACGATGGTGCCGTGATTATTTATAACAATAAAATCATTGCAGCACGCTGTATTTTACCAGTGACAGAGCGGGAAGTTCCTGCCCAGTTTGGTCTGAGGCACCGCGCGGGTATTGGAATGTCCGAGAACACCGATGCGCTGGTAGTAGCGGTGTCTGAGGAGACAGGCCAGATTTCTACCATGCGAAATGGCGAGATTTTTCATAACCTCTCCACTCAGGAACTTCGTAAGACCATCAATGAATACCTATATGAGGATGCCAAGGAAACGACGAGCTCCGAGAGTGTATTGAAGAAGGCCAAACAAGAAGGCTCCACCAAAAAGGAGGAGCCCAAAAAAAAGGAAGATTCCAAGAAGGAAGAGCCAAAGCCCCCGGTGAAAGAATCAGCTAAGGCTAGCTGA
- a CDS encoding lipopolysaccharide biosynthesis protein, whose translation MGQLRQLASQTVVYGASSVLGRVLNYLLVPLYTAVFSPEDYGVVTELYAFVAFLNIVYTYGFETAYFRFATKSNDARHYFNVAQTSLIITSVLFSGTLVLFSQDIASLLEYPGQGKYVVWLALVLAIDAVVAVPFARLRLEGKALRFATFKLSNIGLNIALNIFFLVFCPWWLAQFPASWVGLVYFPELGVGYVFISNLIANGFYLLFFAPWLVRLKLSMGRDWKLMMLYATPLLVMGFAGVTNEMLSRVLLKYWLPENFYPGQSNQEILGVFGACYKLSVFMTLAVQAFRYAFEPFFFSKSADKNSPELFAKVMHGFIIFGSFSWLVISLVLQDLAPIFLRQPGYLSALDIVPWLLGGGLFLGVYFNLSVWYKLTDQTKYGAWITIIGSLVTIGLNFALIPVLGYMGSAMTTFFSYLLMVCLSYVIGQKHYFVPYKTGKGLFYMALAGLSILAFYFCDLCQEYKYFSATGLIALYVVLVWLLDFRKQTFNK comes from the coding sequence GTGGGGCAACTCAGGCAGCTTGCCAGCCAAACGGTGGTTTACGGAGCCAGCAGTGTGCTGGGGAGGGTATTGAATTACCTTCTGGTACCACTTTATACAGCAGTTTTTTCACCAGAGGATTATGGAGTGGTTACGGAGCTGTATGCTTTCGTGGCCTTTCTCAATATTGTGTACACCTATGGGTTTGAAACTGCTTACTTCCGGTTTGCTACTAAAAGCAACGATGCCCGGCATTACTTCAATGTAGCCCAGACCTCACTCATTATTACTTCTGTCCTGTTCAGTGGTACACTTGTGCTGTTTTCGCAGGATATTGCCTCTCTTTTGGAATACCCGGGGCAGGGCAAATATGTGGTGTGGTTGGCGCTGGTGCTGGCCATAGACGCGGTAGTAGCTGTACCTTTTGCACGCCTCAGATTGGAGGGAAAGGCGTTGAGATTTGCCACATTCAAGCTGAGCAACATTGGGTTAAACATTGCTCTTAATATCTTCTTCCTGGTTTTTTGTCCCTGGTGGCTGGCTCAGTTTCCCGCTTCCTGGGTAGGGCTGGTATATTTTCCTGAGCTGGGTGTGGGGTATGTTTTTATATCCAATCTCATAGCCAATGGATTTTATCTGCTGTTTTTCGCGCCGTGGCTGGTCCGATTAAAACTGTCGATGGGGCGGGACTGGAAACTGATGATGCTTTATGCGACCCCACTTCTGGTGATGGGTTTTGCAGGGGTCACCAATGAAATGCTCTCTCGGGTGCTTTTGAAATACTGGCTTCCAGAAAATTTCTATCCGGGACAGAGCAATCAGGAAATTCTGGGGGTATTCGGGGCTTGCTATAAGCTTTCGGTATTCATGACGTTGGCTGTTCAGGCGTTCAGATATGCTTTTGAGCCTTTCTTTTTCTCGAAATCTGCCGACAAAAACTCCCCGGAACTTTTTGCTAAGGTGATGCATGGCTTCATCATTTTCGGATCATTCTCCTGGTTGGTCATATCTCTGGTCTTACAGGATTTGGCGCCCATTTTTCTGAGGCAGCCAGGCTATTTGTCTGCATTGGATATTGTCCCCTGGCTGCTAGGCGGGGGGCTATTTCTCGGGGTATACTTTAACCTTTCTGTATGGTACAAACTCACCGACCAGACCAAATATGGGGCGTGGATTACGATCATCGGTTCTTTGGTGACTATCGGGCTCAACTTTGCACTGATCCCTGTGCTAGGCTATATGGGGAGTGCTATGACCACCTTTTTTAGCTATCTGCTCATGGTATGCCTGAGCTATGTCATCGGGCAAAAGCATTACTTCGTCCCTTATAAAACCGGGAAAGGGCTTTTTTATATGGCTTTGGCTGGCCTTTCCATATTAGCGTTTTATTTTTGCGACCTTTGTCAGGAATATAAGTATTTCAGTGCCACTGGGTTAATCGCTTTGTATGTGGTGCTGGTATGGTTATTGGATTTCCGAAAACAGACTTTCAACAAGTAG
- the folP gene encoding dihydropteroate synthase — MLTFVRDKSNTLTAQKSINIKGTLLDLSVPKVMGILNVTPDSFYGGSRQQTMADLLHSADKMLNEGATFLDIGGYSTRPGAEDIDIKDEIKRVLEPIRQVASRFPEAIISIDTFRSEVASEAIGAGAHIVNDISAGMLDDRMLERVGRMGVPYIAMHMRGTPQNMKQKTGYEDLLGEMTHYFSERILAAKTAGIKDVIIDPGFGFAKTVEQNFYLLNRVEYLKHLGHPLLIGVSRKSMVYKTLNIEAEAALNGTTVLNTVALLKGTSILRVHDVKEAVEAVKLVNQIIN, encoded by the coding sequence ATGCTGACGTTCGTTCGCGACAAATCTAACACATTGACTGCTCAAAAATCTATAAATATCAAGGGAACCCTGCTGGACTTGTCTGTGCCGAAAGTGATGGGAATTCTCAATGTAACGCCAGACTCTTTTTATGGGGGTAGCCGACAGCAGACAATGGCTGACTTGCTACATTCAGCGGACAAGATGCTCAATGAAGGTGCCACTTTTTTGGATATAGGTGGGTACTCCACACGGCCAGGAGCAGAGGATATTGACATAAAGGATGAGATCAAAAGGGTATTGGAACCTATCAGGCAGGTAGCATCCAGATTTCCGGAGGCGATTATTTCTATAGACACTTTTCGCTCAGAAGTAGCCAGTGAGGCCATCGGTGCCGGGGCACATATCGTTAATGATATTTCTGCGGGAATGCTGGATGATCGGATGTTAGAAAGAGTGGGCAGGATGGGAGTGCCTTATATTGCCATGCATATGCGGGGGACGCCCCAGAATATGAAGCAAAAGACCGGATATGAAGACCTGCTTGGAGAGATGACCCACTATTTTTCAGAGCGCATCTTAGCGGCAAAGACCGCCGGAATCAAGGACGTGATCATCGATCCTGGTTTTGGATTTGCCAAGACTGTGGAGCAGAATTTTTATCTGTTGAATCGCGTTGAGTACTTGAAACATCTCGGGCATCCCCTTTTGATTGGGGTATCCCGCAAGTCGATGGTTTATAAAACACTAAATATTGAAGCAGAAGCCGCGTTAAATGGCACAACTGTATTAAATACCGTAGCTTTGTTGAAAGGCACTTCAATACTCCGAGTACATGATGTGAAGGAGGCGGTAGAAGCAGTAAAACTCGTTAATCAAATTATAAATTGA
- a CDS encoding NAD-dependent epimerase/dehydratase family protein, which translates to MKKILVIGACGQLGTELTLKLRDLFGIENVVASDLREAVDLIKDGPYEQLDVMDKSRLDEVISTHNIDQIYHLAAILSARGEQNPMLAWDLNMTSLLNVLETGRDRISKIYWPSSIAVFGPDTPMVQTPQTTVMNPNTVYGISKLAGERWCEYYFQKYKVDVRSMRYPGLIGYKAKPGGGTTDYAVDIFWKAILDNSYECFLKPDTLLPMMYMDDAVKATIDLMQADPTALKVRSSYNISAMSFSPDMIYREICKRYPDFQIEYNPDFRQQIADSWPDSIADDQAREDWNWSPSFDLAKMTETMLDNLEVQLVSTK; encoded by the coding sequence ATGAAAAAAATACTTGTCATAGGTGCCTGTGGGCAGCTTGGTACGGAGTTGACCCTGAAACTCCGTGATCTGTTTGGTATTGAAAATGTGGTAGCATCTGATCTTCGCGAGGCGGTAGATCTGATCAAGGATGGACCTTATGAGCAACTGGACGTGATGGATAAGTCCCGGCTGGATGAGGTGATCTCTACCCACAATATTGATCAGATTTATCATTTAGCAGCTATTCTTTCTGCTCGGGGCGAGCAAAACCCAATGCTTGCCTGGGACCTGAACATGACCAGCCTGCTCAATGTACTGGAAACAGGAAGGGACAGGATTTCAAAGATTTATTGGCCTAGCTCCATTGCGGTATTTGGCCCGGATACACCGATGGTGCAGACCCCACAAACTACCGTCATGAACCCCAACACGGTTTATGGCATCAGTAAACTTGCTGGTGAGCGGTGGTGTGAGTATTACTTTCAAAAATACAAAGTGGACGTTCGTTCTATGAGATACCCAGGGCTCATAGGATATAAGGCCAAGCCAGGGGGTGGCACCACCGACTATGCGGTGGATATTTTTTGGAAGGCTATCCTCGACAACAGCTATGAATGTTTTCTGAAGCCTGATACCCTGCTACCGATGATGTATATGGATGATGCCGTGAAGGCGACCATTGACCTGATGCAGGCAGATCCCACCGCGCTGAAAGTGAGATCCAGCTACAATATCTCGGCTATGAGCTTTTCGCCGGATATGATTTATAGGGAGATATGTAAACGATATCCGGATTTTCAAATAGAATACAATCCCGATTTTAGACAACAGATAGCAGATAGCTGGCCTGATAGCATAGCTGATGATCAGGCACGTGAAGACTGGAATTGGAGCCCTTCATTTGATTTGGCAAAAATGACGGAGACCATGCTGGACAATCTTGAAGTACAATTGGTTTCCACAAAATAA